The window TTTCTTTAAAGTTGTGACTATTAATTTGTTGTAATGGCCAATTGGCGTGACCTCCTCAGCAGCAAGAATCGATTGGCATTGCTCTTGGGCGATTTGGACCACTGGAATGCCATCTCCGACCAACTGGAGCCGCCGGAGAGTTGCAGCAAAATGAACAAGGCGAATGCCATCTCCGACCCAGAATTGAACAAGGCGAAATGATTATTTTGAGTTACTGGTGCTTAATTAGCAACAACTCACGAAAAAACAAGGCGAAATGATTATTTTGAGTTAGCAGTGAGCCCGCAAAGACCGTTGAGAAATTGCTATTGGCGGCTAGACACAGTCGACATCTTACGGAACAGTTCAAACTGTGGTGGATGCGATGGTTGGTACAATTAAAGGTTTGCAGGTTAAATTGGAAGAAAGCAATAATACTTGTGTGAAAGTCCTGGAAAAAAATGAGATTCACCAAGAGAGGATCTCCCAACTGGAGACTGATCTAGAAGCGTCAAATGATCTTTGCAATGAGATGAAGCTTAAGTTAGAGGATTATCAGGCAAAAGAGGATAATATCAGGGAGAAAGAAGCTGAAGTTTTGTCTCTTAATTCTAAAAATGGAGGAAGGGGGTATTTTAGAAGGAATGAATAAGAACACAATTAAACATAACCCATTTTGTACTGTTGGGCGTTGGGAAGGGGGTTTTCACGCTCCAGTGCGTCGTGTTCCTCACGCGGGCTACTGATTAGGACCGACTAACGCCACATAGGCATGGTCAATggtcaaatgtgtttattagttaCGGCTAAAACGAGTtcgagtgttcaaatgggaaaaccCAAAGTTTGTGTATCGGCTTTAAAAAACccgacaagtttaagtggccaggaagTCATTTCGCCTATTTGGGCCGTTTAAAGAAGAGATAGAAGGATATATATAGTTTAAACAAATACTCAAACGAACAAAAGCTACTAAGGTATGcaagaatattaataaaaaatagataatatgaaaaagaaaaaggaaaaaagaaaaaagggagtaTAACATTAACTTGTCTCCTCTTCAGAATATTACATATTGGTCGATAACATTGATGCTGCACCTTCCAACAAtagcaacaatatatatatatatatatatatatatatatatatatatatatatatatatattgttgcggcgtgcaacccgatatcATTTTCAAATTAAAGCAAAATTAGCATTACTTGGAATATAAAACTGTTTTGCTTTAGTTATAGGCTATTAGTATATTTTAGATGCAAAGTGAAAGCAACATTTGGAATTATGAGGATACGCATAGAAaccttcaatatatatatatatatataaaagctggcacaaattatatatatatcgtAGACttggaaatatatatatgtaGCACAAACTAAAATCTGATATCTTGTTAATTTGTGTATCAAAATGAGTGAAGAATTAGAGAAAGGAGCTACTAATTGTGAGGATTATACACAAGATGGGACTGTGGACCTCAAAGGGAAGCCTGTTCTCAGATCCAAAACTGGCAGATGGAGAGCTTGTTATTTCATTGTtggtatgttatatatatatatatatatagagtagaAGTTATAATTTAAGTTTAAagagaaatgaagaaataaaacaaaaacgtGCTTGCTTTTGGCAGACCTTACtattaaatttctaaataatATGTTGAATTACAATTAATTCTTCACTCTGTTCATCTCTTCTTCCCAACCTTTTTAAAGAAATAAATCTAttcttaaattttttttctttaatcttACTCTGGCCACAGTTAAACATATATACTCATTCTTGGTTAATTTTGGGTTTGACTTAACCGGTTTCTCCTAGGAATTTATAGGTTAATCCATCAAAATTGTTAAAAAATTGGAAAGATAACCATATACTAAGAGTGATGTCTAGTTATTTACAAACTAATAATTGAGGAATAATAAACATAAAACTAATAATCCTTTTGTTGATTCTCCTAAGAAAGTCTCCCTATATTTATACATTGTTTCTGCGTTTGTTTCATGATAGGTTTTTATATAGTCTGTCACTACTATTTCTTTCCAGAGTTCTATTACCGAGTTCCACATTTGTGGATCATGGGCTGCTAtatttagtattttacctttactTCCTCCTTCTCGTAGTCTTATAGGTTCCTCTATAGGCATCTTTTTTTCTGATGGTTTTACATTTTATGTTTCTATTTCTTGGCCTAGTCTATATACCCTTCTTCTAGGTACATTTTCCGTGCTAGTATCTACTATTCTTTGATGAATTGTATATATATAGGGAGAGTTAAATACTTAGAAATTTATCTATCCACTTGCTACTTTATGCATGGttatgatttttgtttttgatttctAAGACATTATGGTTCTTATGCACTAATTTCAACACAAGCTAAGTGGGGTACTGAACATCTCTTGATTAACAGCCTCAAATGAAATAATCTCAAAGTCTCAACAATCAAAATAATTCGTGTCTTTCCCCACTTTCTATCTCCTTAAAATTGTAAATATCTGTCAGAATTATTAGAAAACTCGTAATTCTTAAAATTagtgtaataattaatatatgatCGATCAAGCAACATCGGTTCTAgattaaatcaattaaaaaaacGGATTATAGGTATAATTCAATCGTAAAAACTAACTTATGAAGTAAGAATTGTCAAAAAAATATGATCGAGATACGACAATTCGTGTACTCGACCAATATAGAACAACTTATATTGTTGCATGTCATGCACGTGTGTAACGTAGTATACTAGGATATATTATGAGGTGCCCCATATGTATATTGTATGATACTAAGTGAAAAATGTTGatgaaattaaatgcttaaaatatatatttatgcaCGTACGTACAGGATATGAAGTATTTGAGAGGATGGCATTTTATGGGATAGCAACAAATCTAGTGATATATCTAACAGATGAGCTGCATGAAGGCACAGTGAAATCCTCAAACAATGTGACCAATTGGGTTGGTACTGTTTGGTTGACTCCCATTCTTGGTGCTTACATTGCTGATGCTCATCTTGGTCGTTTCTCCACTTTTCTCATCTCTTCTGCCATTTACATTCTGGTAATTTTTTATtcctctttatatatatatatataagctaaatCCTCTAGTAAGTTTTACTAACTGTAACAATAAAGTTACAAAATTACTTTATATCACACTAAGTAACTAAACTTGCGACAATCTTGTGATTATACTATATATTAAAGCAAGTAAAGTTTAGTGACTTTACTATTACAGTGGGTAAAGTTCAGTTACTTAATAGGACAAgaaatacttttatttttttgacaTAATTGACAAATTCAATTACATTTACTAGTTTTTCATTCACATTATACACTCTTTTGCCTGCTTAATTAACCTTGTGTATTGTTCTTTGGCACACATAAAAATAGGGAATGTGCTTATTGACAATGGCTGTTTCATTGAAAGCCTTGAGACCTCCAAGTTGTggcaaaggaatcaaagatatagACTGTACTAAAAGGGCTTCTGCTTTCCAAATTGGCATCTTCTATTGTGCTTTATACATAGTTGCTATTGGAACTGGTGGAACAAAGCCTAATATCTCAACAATGGGTGCAGACCAGTTTGATGATTTTGAGCCTAAagagagatttcaaaagctctCCTTTTTCAACTGGTGGATGTTTAGCATCTTTCTTGGAACTCTCTTCTCCAACAGTTTCCTTGTTTACTTGCAAGATAATGTGGGATGGGGTGTTGGTTATGGCCTTCCAACTGCTGGACTTGCTGTTTCAGTAATGGTTTTCTTGTTAGGGACTCGTTACTATAGGCATAAAAAACCTACAGGAAGTCCATTCACTAGGATTGCTCAAGTTGTTGTTGCTGCAGCTAGGAAGTGGAAGGTTGTTGTCCCTAATGACCCAAAGGAGCTTCATGAGCTGAGCTTGGAAGAGTATGCTACCTCTGCAGGCCTCTTCAGAATTGATCACACCATTTCTTTAAGGTGAAAATCTTGTGATATTTAATTCATTTACACAGACAATTTACATTTGGTCAAAGTTTCCGCTTGTGGCCAGGAGGTCAAGGGTTCAAGCCACGAAAACAACCTCTTGGAGAAACGCAAgataaggttgcgtacaatagacgTAATGTTGTCCGGTCGTTCCttggaccccgcgcatagcgggagcttaatgTACCGGCTGCACTTTAGTGTACTTTAACTTGTTGTAGCATATAACGTGCTTTATTTTTGAGGTCACGGAAAGTTACGTTTAGGGTGACCGGATAGTATAAAAATTCTTTTATAATGTAGGCGTACAGAAGCTACACTTTAGATTAGTTGATTTAACCATATTATTAGGACCATATTAATGCTGGTTTTTAATTTCTTTACTTGGATTATATGTGATTGAGATCATGTTGAATGCAGACATCTTGACAAGGCAGCAGTGAAAACAGGGCCTAGTTCACCCTGGAAACTTTGTCCAGTAACCCAAGTTGAAGAAGCTAAGCAAATGATAAAAATGCTTCCAATACTTATAGCAATGTTCATACCAAGCACAATGCTAGCACAGACACATACCCTCTTCATTAAGCAAGGGACAACCTTGAAGAGAGGAATCGGTCCGAATTTTGAAATTCCTCCAGCATCTCTTACTGCCTTCATAACAATCTCCATGTTGATCACCCTTGTCGTGTATGACCGCGTCATGGTACCTATTCTTCGAAAATACACAAAGAACCCGAGGGGGATCACATTGTTGCAGAGACTCGGGATTGGCCTTGTCTTGCATATCATAGTCATGCTCATTGCCTCGTTCGTTGAAAGGAAGAGGCTCAGTGTAGCTAGAGAACATGGAATTACTGGGCAAAAACAGATTGTTCCTCTGTCTATTTTCTTTCTGCTTCCCCAGTTTGCCTTAATGGGAGTTGCTGATAACTTTGTGGAAGTTGCAAAACTTGAGTTTTTCTATGACCAAGCACCAGAGAGCATGAAAAGCCTTGGGACTGCATATGCTACAACAAGCTTGGGTGTTGGCTACTTCCTCAGCAGCTTTCTGCTGTCAACTGTGGCAGATGTTACCAAGAAAAATGGACACCATGGGTGGATTTTGGACAACCTCAATATCTCTCATTTGGACTattattatgcattttatgctgtcttgagctttctCAACCTTCTTTTCTTCCTGGTTGTAGCAAAATTCTTCGTTTATAACACCGAGACCAACAAAACCAACAAAGAGTTGCAGGAGGCCATGCAACCCTCACTTAGCAAGCCCATAATTGGAGAATAGAAGGCACCGGTTAAATAGCCAGTTTGCAAACCTCCTTCAGCTAAATACTTTACAGAAATGTGTAATACAAACTTGTGTAACTTACACATTTCCAAAACTATAGGTAGAGCCAAGCCTGTTATAACTCTATTTCATAATGGATTTCTTTTCAGTATGTTCAGTATATAAGATCaaagtttatttttgttttcgCATACTATACACAAAATATTGGAAGGACATCTGGCATTAAGATTCAACTAGGTTGCCCTGGTACGAAATATGTATAACGTCATACAAACATCAGAGATGCTTTGCCCCTATCTATCACAGATATACAGTCATCTAGCAGGACCCTTTTTACTCGCGACAATCCCTCATCAGCAAAAAGGTACCAGTTTACATGCAGCAACACACTCCAGAATCCAAGTATGCTGAATGACCTGACAACCAATTTGCTTGGCGAGATCCTCAGCTTCAGCTAATCTTTGCTTCAAAATAACGCTTTCTTCTTCAAACATGCAACCCTGTGGGGGATCACAGTTGTATACAACTAGATAAGGTGGGTGAGTTTCCTGTGCAGCATGAGTCTGTTCCACCAACTGTTCCTTGCTCTGAATGCTAGCGCCTCCAGCCTTCTCAACTAGATTTAACAGGTCAACTTTGTAAGTTGGCACAAAATCCCCACTCAAATAAAACTTGAAACCATCAAAAAGCTTTGGAGCCTGCAGTATAAAGGAAGAAAGGTTTACTGTATACATAAAAGCTTTTAACATGAGCTACATCAGTTTGGaaccagaaaaagaaaagatcttTAGCCTTGAATCGTATTCACAAGGAATATAATAAACTAGCTTCTCAATATCTTGCAATTACCGGACACTTACATTAGTTGAGACCCTGAGCCTTCCAGCTTTGGGGCCCCCAGAACAGCCGTGATTGTCTAAACTTATTTCATAAAGTTCCTCCTTTATTGGACCATTTGCTGCAATACAAGCTTTTACCCCTGCAAACAAACAAGTTCATTGATAGGAGAAtggaatttaaataaaataatcataCTTTTCCATAAGGCAACTAGATAACTATTGACCAAGGCCAAGCAAACTATTTCCAGAAGAAGCCCATGCCCTCAAGTGGCTTTGGAGAAGTTGCACATGTACCCAGGTGTTTCTCTCATATTTCACTCCGCTCAACACCAAAGAAACTTTATTCTTATGTCACCACGCATTCTACTTATTGCATTTCTTGCTTCTATGGCAATTCAACATGCCCCTCATTACATGGAGAACTAAATGAACGTTCTATTTCAAAGTACTTTTAGATAAAAGGAAAAGCGCTTACAGTCCATCGTTAGGATCCATTTTCCACTCAAAATTGCCATGAGAACTTTAAATGTTCTAGTGCATGCACCCTTTTCATCTGTTGCTGCAACAACATGTGTGACATTTGGTTTCCAAAACTTGCACACAGTCGCACCACACATATTAGCAAATGTCACCAACACATACtgcaaaaatatcaaaaatacacTAAGATGAATTAATAATGTTAGAATATTTCAAATAACAAATCTCAAATAGAAAGAAGCTACCATTTTTTCTACTTCAAAGGTTTCTCTCAAAATAAAAGGACATTTAAGTGGGACAATGTGCAAATGCCTCCAGGGCTCAGTTCAAGTGGCAAAGGTTGAGGGACTTGTGACTTAAGTCATAGTCGTGCCCTGCGTTGTGCGAACTAAGCCtcgtatttaagtggagaagggccATTATCCCAAGTTTCGAAGGCTGCAGTTGGACCTAATGGTTGGCCTCAGACGTGGGTCAAAGTACAAATACTGtacaattaaataaataaaaggaaagacaCCAAAATTAGCGGATCTTTCATACACTGCTTTTTCCAGGACATGCATCAACCAGGACTGAGACAATTTAACTTAATGTTGACAGACACCAAGCTAAACCGTCTATGCATAACCATAATAAGTTGACTCCTCTAGTGTACCGGAGAGAGCTGAAATAAACAAACAGCTTCTGCCTCGAAATATGCCAGAGGCAAAGCTTGCCCATAAAAAGGACCATCTCACTCGTCACAACATTCATTGTTGTGAGACTGATCAAACAGTCTTAAAACAGATACATGGGACATATTAAAGAACTAGCAAAGCATATTGTCAATGCAGAAAGGATAAACCAACCTTCTCTTCCGAGGATAGAGCAGACCCACAAAGAACCCATTCTTTGGGTCCACCTGATGATCTTGCCCAAAAACTCAATTGCTCAGCGGTTCTACATTCACAATGgtcaaaagggaaaaaaaatagttatggaattgctTACAGATGAGGACTACTATCCAGCACATTCTAATGAATATACATATCTAAATTGCTCTttgatttatttaaaagaattaaaatCAAAATGTAAGACAATATAAACAGCATGTTTGTTATGTATTTCATGAATCAATATGGCGTTTTTCAATTAAGAAATGTGGCTACCTTCCTGTAACAGAGCATCCCGATCCAATTAATTCCAACAGATAATCTAGCCAACTTCTTGACAAGGATATAACTTCACTAGAAGTATCCCCATTTTACATTAATGGATCAACCCTATTAGACTACCAAGTAAATTCCAATGACTAATATAACTGGACCAATAACTTAAAATAATAAGCAAAGCTTCTATGTACATCTGTATGTAAAGATACTCCTATTAGATATAATAATGCTAACAGGCCTCAGCTTACATGACAATCAAATGAGATACACTTGCTTAGCAAAAGCATTCTGAAACCTAATTATACCAGCAATTCAAGCAGTTCTTTACCGCGCCAACTTTCCAACTATCAACAAAGGTAGATCCACAACATGTTTATGACAAGTGACACCAACACTTTTGTCATTCAATCATCATCCACTTCTCTATATCAAGACAACCATTTATGTAGGAAAAATAGTAGTCTACATGACACATATCTAGAGAATCAGCATAAAATATTGACGGTATTAGGAAGGTATCACCAATTTCTAACTTATCAGCCTTAAACCAAGGAGCTTGAGAGGAGTGACTGGATTCAATTGATAACACGCAGATATTTAGGTTCCTATAATGATGTTTTTCTCATTCTCATCAACCGCCTATAATTTAAGAGGTAAAGAAACAGCACAGAAGTGCCACTATATACACTCTTCTTACAGAGGAGGAATATCTGAAGTCGCTTGATGCACTTCCCTCCTAACGTGCTTCCTGGAATTTGACTTCTCAGTTGGAAATTTAGTAGATTTATGAATTGGGCACAACATGAGATAGTTGTCCTGTAATTAAAATAGATGTGAACTTTTATGGAAAACATGAAGACAAAAACTTTATAGTGCTCAATCTGATCAATTTATTAACTAGCTGTATTTACTTACCATATCCCATCGACAATCCTGGATTTCAAATGCACAGGGAACGTGATAACTCCTCCGGCAAGATTTTACGTAGCAGCCAAGTGCTGCACCTTTCATGCCACAACTACTACATCTGAGTTTTGCAGCTCTTGCCAGTtcaattttcaaattctttatagtATCTCCATCATAAAATACTCGAGGTGTCCTGTAACCAATGAAATTAAGTACCGAAAAGGTACCCAATCAAAACCTAAGTGGTATCGACTATTAAACAATTGTGCAGTTTTACGAAGTACTGCAGAATGCTAAAGGGTCAACAAGAATATGATGTAATATAAGAATCGAGATTATGCTTTAGTAGTGGATGTACAAGTATTGTAGTGGAAACAGCCTACAGACATTGCCTGGTTGGCCCCCTTCAttttcaagccctatctggattatTTCAATTTGACTACAGTCACTAAAAACAAACCTTTCATAAGCAAAGCAGATTATAATATTCAATTGCTAAAATCAAAGGTTGCTAAAATTCCAAAAGTTCCCTTTTTTCTTCAGCTCCAATTGTTCATAACCATCTACTACAGCTAAACAACTCAAGCATAAAGATGAAGCACAGTCTAGAGCTGCCACTTAACTACATGCCTAAAGCTTTCCCTTATCAGTTGCACAATCATAAAACAATATTATATTGGAATATACAGCTAATTGATTAAATCCACATACCATTCAATGCATTTACTGTGCACACATATGACTTTGGACGGAGAAGTGACATTTTCCACCACTTCCTTTCCATTAGCATAGTACAAGAACTGTCCAGTTCCCTGCAAATATTTAACAGACTTGACAGATTAATAATAAGAATTAGTTAAATGTAGCAGAATATGTCCAGATAAACATGTGTGTACATGAGCAAAGGATGTGGAACACAAAATAAGTGGATATTTTCCAAATGATAGCAGTGGAAGAGGGTATTAAAAATTTctaaaaacaacaaaataatagcaGCTGATAGTTTGAAGTTTCTCCTATCATATACAGCACAGATAAACTCACCTTTGTGGTCTTAGGCGAATGACAGAAACCACAAACACTTCCTTTCAGAGGATGTTGATCTGAAATTGATTTTGGCTCACCAACAGAAGGAGACTCACTATTTTTATACTCCATATTGCAGTTGGAGTTAGCAACAATTTCAGAACTAGGACATCTTAGTTGAATATGACCATGACTTCCTAAGCTCATTTGGGACGAACCAGAACTTAGTTTCTTTTGCCTCTTCACATCCCTTTCATGAAATATATCTTCATGCCCAACTATGCAGCGCATTCGACGTCCACCACATTTGAATCATCCTCTACTGACCTCTTTGCTGTAATGTTCTCTATAATCTGAAAGTGAAAGGATCGCATGTGTTTAAAataatcaaaaagaagaaaacatatAGGAGAGAACAGTTTAACACTAACACTTTGTTCCATCCTTCGTTTAATCTAACAAATCATTTACGCCCTCTGTCCATTTTACATGCACGCTTTCCTTTTTAGTTCGTTCCAAAACGAGTAACAAGTTATTATATCTAGTTTAGTTTAACTTAAAACTTACGGTTTTACCTTTAATGAGATGTTGTATAGTGGTACAAATGTCTATGGCTTATTTTAGAACACAagttttagaagtctttctttgttAAACTACGTGTCAAGTCAAGCTACACCACATAAAATGGGACAGAAGTACTAAAAATTATCACAAACCATTAGTTAGCAAGCATCTACTGTTAGTCTGCAATAGACACTAGAAATTTTCTAAgcaaaaatcaagaaaataaaagaaattaagtTACAAATGCCCCCACGATATTACAACCTTGAGCAGATGTTAATTGCCATAATATAACGTAATTACAGAACAGAAGCAAATTGTCAGTTGAAAGGACAAACGAGAAATCAAAAGGGGAATTTTGCAGTGTACAAACTTTACATATACTCGTTAGGGTCAATGTTGTTGGACGGTCAGGATCTGATGATTTCTTGTGGTAGCTGATTATTTAACGGTGAATATCGCTTTACTTGCAGATTCTTTGAGAGGTACAGCGTTGGAAGTTGGCGCTTGATTGTTTTCCAGGAATTGTCTCCCGCTTCTTTGCACTTCCACTATCGAAGACCCCTATTTAGCTGATATTTataaaattgtttaaaatttaGCCATTTCAAAATCAACTCCAAAATGTCCACTCTGAAGTTAAAATTGTGGGTCTAAAGTCTGAGTTGACCCAAGGTTCAATAAGACCAAGGTTCCGTCAAAGCATAGCTTCGGACACAGTGATCCAAATTTGAAATAAGTGTGCTTGAAATTTCCCAAACAGGCTAAACtttaaatagtttttaaaaattggACAGGTTTAAAATAGGGGTACTCGAAGCGGCTATTTGGTGTCATTTTTACCACTTGAGGTCACTATTTATATTTTATCCCCTTTAACAAagatttgcaaaaatagcctttaTGCTACACGCCATGGAATAATTATGGTTGTTCAATTGTTCAAAATTATGTCCGACGGGGACGTAGGTTTGGTACTATCGTCATTCCACACTTATTGTAAAATTGTTCTCATATTTTGATGGATATGAGAATCTTGCTTCGTTCACAAATTATGTCAGGCGAGACATAGCTTTGGTATTATCTTCATTCAATATATCTTGTTAAATTATTCAGAAGTATTGCCGGAGGGGCAAACCTGTGTTATTTAGTTGTTCAAAAAATTTGTTGGCCGGACATAACTTGATATTATCTACATTCTACCTATCTTGTCAAATTATTCACAAGTCATCTGATGAGCAAATCTTACAGGTGTTGTATAATTATTCGCAAGTTTTGCCAGACAGGCACAATTGGTACTATTTTCATTCTACCTTGTTAAATTGTTCATAAGTCTTGTCGAATGCGTAGTATTGGCAAGTTTTGCCAAACGGACATAATTGGCACTATCTTCATTCTACATGTCTTGTTAAATACACAAGTCTTTCCGAACCAACAAATCTTGCATGTGTTGTTTTATCTTTGGTTGTCAAGTACGACTAGGGGTGGCAAAAAGACATGTCGGGCCGAATATGGGACGGGTCAAAATGGGTAATgcaaaaatagataaattatccgaccccactcatatttaatacgaataaaaatagattaaccgacggataatatgaatatccaCATTATCCATGACTTATTACATATGATCATTTTTGGGAGAATTCATAGtatcccaaacttgaggaacccccaatttgacgttttacaaatgtaaaagttaaacacgTTAGTTATCCATTGATTAtctattttctaaatggataatatggttcttatccatattcaaCCCGTTTTTTAAAAGTTCATTATCTAACTCATTTTTTAATGGACAATATGGGtggataactgttttcttttatccATTTTGCCACCGCTAAGTACGACCATAGCATTATAGCAAATGTCACGCAGTATAACTATTCAATGTAATTTTAAGTAGAATCAATTTGTTTACATCATATACGTccataattaaaagaaaataacaacaaatacacCTACGGGAGATAATGTACTTTGATTCTCTTGTGCGCGGAGCTATGGAACCTTTTCCGTATGCGAGTGTATCTATAAATCTCTTTGCAAATGGACCACTATCACCAGATTATACTGTAGGTTGCTCTTCTTGTGCATGACATGGAACCTTTTCCATATCAGTTAATGAACCTCTGGTACAAGATGTAACCTCTGGTGCATCCAGGCGTCTTAATACCTCTACCGAGTTAGT is drawn from Nicotiana tabacum cultivar K326 chromosome 22, ASM71507v2, whole genome shotgun sequence and contains these coding sequences:
- the LOC107819652 gene encoding BRCA1-associated RING domain protein 1-like, with the translated sequence MRCIVGHEDIFHERDVKRQKKLSSGSSQMSLGSHGHIQLRCPSSEIVANSNCNMEYKNSESPSVGEPKSISDQHPLKGSVCGFCHSPKTTKGTGQFLYYANGKEVVENVTSPSKVICVHSKCIEWTPRVFYDGDTIKNLKIELARAAKLRCSSCGMKGAALGCYVKSCRRSYHVPCAFEIQDCRWDMDNYLMLCPIHKSTKFPTEKSNSRKHVRREVHQATSDIPPLTAEQLSFWARSSGGPKEWVLCGSALSSEEKYVLVTFANMCGATVCKFWKPNVTHVVAATDEKGACTRTFKVLMAILSGKWILTMDWVKACIAANGPIKEELYEISLDNHGCSGGPKAGRLRVSTNAPKLFDGFKFYLSGDFVPTYKVDLLNLVEKAGGASIQSKEQLVEQTHAAQETHPPYLVVYNCDPPQGCMFEEESVILKQRLAEAEDLAKQIGCQVIQHTWILECVAACKLVPFC
- the LOC107819651 gene encoding protein NRT1/ PTR FAMILY 5.2-like, coding for MSEELEKGATNCEDYTQDGTVDLKGKPVLRSKTGRWRACYFIVGYEVFERMAFYGIATNLVIYLTDELHEGTVKSSNNVTNWVGTVWLTPILGAYIADAHLGRFSTFLISSAIYILGMCLLTMAVSLKALRPPSCGKGIKDIDCTKRASAFQIGIFYCALYIVAIGTGGTKPNISTMGADQFDDFEPKERFQKLSFFNWWMFSIFLGTLFSNSFLVYLQDNVGWGVGYGLPTAGLAVSVMVFLLGTRYYRHKKPTGSPFTRIAQVVVAAARKWKVVVPNDPKELHELSLEEYATSAGLFRIDHTISLRHLDKAAVKTGPSSPWKLCPVTQVEEAKQMIKMLPILIAMFIPSTMLAQTHTLFIKQGTTLKRGIGPNFEIPPASLTAFITISMLITLVVYDRVMVPILRKYTKNPRGITLLQRLGIGLVLHIIVMLIASFVERKRLSVAREHGITGQKQIVPLSIFFLLPQFALMGVADNFVEVAKLEFFYDQAPESMKSLGTAYATTSLGVGYFLSSFLLSTVADVTKKNGHHGWILDNLNISHLDYYYAFYAVLSFLNLLFFLVVAKFFVYNTETNKTNKELQEAMQPSLSKPIIGE